DNA from Thunnus maccoyii chromosome 5, fThuMac1.1, whole genome shotgun sequence:
AGACAGATGTATGCTTATTCAAACtagcattttattttctcatgttCACCACAACCACTGACAGGCACGAGCACCCACAAGATGTTAGAGGCTCATTAGTATAGTGCAGGGTGTTATCAGTCCAATGAGAGCGatgtaaacatgtcaatcaGAGGGAGACAGCAGAGTGTCAGAAACGGGGAAGGCAGAGACAGACCAGACTTCCCATCCTGCCAAAAAAATCCCAGAAGGCAGTGGTGAAGATTATAGAGCCATCAACACGCTCTACACTGGTACATGTCAGGATATGAACACAGTCTGGACATCTCACTAATATCAAATGCAGCAAAATGACAGTTAATTTACAAAATACttgttctgtatgttttgaGTCTACTCTGGATTTCTAACTTCGACAACAAATACCAAGTGTCAACCAGGAACTTTTTTTCACCAGCAAAGAGATGCTAACTAGACAATTTGTCAGTTCAGGCTATCAAAACATTGCAAATACTACTTAAGTTGGCCTTAACACCCTCAAACACTAAGAGACACATGCATAAACATCCCCATACACATTCTCCCTCTATAATCAACAAATTCCAACACCAGCCAGCATCAGACAACCGAGTACTCTTGCCACTATTCAAAAACCCCTCTCATTGTGTTGATTTTGCTCCCTCTCCAGCTTTCATTTGggtgttttatcttttgtttacTGGTGGGTTTTATTCTCAGAGGCACTGGGGAAGCAAAGTGTTGGCAGTAGCTCAGTTTGATCTGCGGTTGTGGATGAAAAGCGCCAGTGGGGGAAAACAAGGGCattttggaaatataaaaacactgccatgtaattacaatgaaaatacataaatatgagCCCTCCTGACAGCGAGGGAAAGTGCCAGTGTCAGCATTGTGATGGTAAACAGTCTGTGAGGGAGTGTTTGTGTGACACAGTGGGGGTCACCTCTACAATAGACAAGTCTGAGTTTCAACTGGGAAATAAAAAGTCCGGAAACTTCCTCGCAATCCAACCAGCCCTTTCAAGCATTGAGGCTATGAGTCCGCACTCAGCAGGCTGGTGGTGATTTAGCTTCAGCAACACCACAAGACAATTTTTGAtgttgggggggaaaaaaagaaaaacaaagcacagtGGACAAGGATTTGCCAAAGAATTTCTATGAATGGTTTTACTCATAGAGATGTTTTAATTACtaaaaggcttaaaaaaaaaaaaaaaaaaagagagagaaaataccCATCACCACTTTGTATGTTTGCCAGGTTTCACCACTTATCGTCTTCAGATCTCTCAGTTACAAATGAATAACATATGATTGTAAATTTGATTTGAAGCGGTGTGTTGATTTGATCAAATTCTTTATgacaatacattttcacatttatctcaATAACAAGAAATGTAGAGATGACTGCTTGTGTTCTTCATATGTTATGTTTGTCCTGATAAAGTTAAATATTTTGGACCAGTCAACTGATTGGTTGGATGTAGAGCtgaatcaattagtcaatcagaAACATTTCTGATAACTGAATTAGAGTTGAAACGATTAGTTTATTTAATAGATTAGTAAAGCGaaaaaagcccaagatgcaacctcaaGTGTCTTGTGTCGTCCCGGTAACAGTCCACagcccaaaaatattcagtttactatctaaaagactaaagaaaccagaaaatattcatctttaagaagctggaaccagagaattttatttaaaaatgacacaaaatgataaatcaattagAAAAATAGCTGGCGATTCATTTTCTATCAATCGACCAATCAATTattcaactaattgttgcagctttatgAATTACCGAAAATTATGATGATAATACATAACAACACATTTAGGTCAGCAGTTCAATAAATTTGGTTTAGTTGTAAATGCCTGTACAGCATAATGAAGAAGATTTTATGTCCTCTGAATGAATTAAGTACAAGTCAACAGATGGTCAAACCCACACAGTTCTGCCATCAACCGACACAAAGTTAGTCTGAGCACAGTGTTTATGCGGTGGAGTGGGCCTTTCAGTAGTGATTGCAACACGGCAGCAAGAAATCATTAATGGGCACCGTTCCCAGCACAAAGACGATAAGAGACACTTTTGgccataattaaaaaaaagtaaaaagtaaacaaCAGTAGGAAAACTTTGAAAGTTGCTCAATTCCAAGAGATGAGACGGCATTGggggaaacagagacagaggagccgactgagggagagagaggaggggagacaCTTATCGAAGAGTGGCGCCATTGAGGGTCGACATTTCAAAAAGAACTGTGTGAAGTCCCAAACCGCTACTCAACAACTGGTCACAATCATTATGTGCATATACAGAGACAATCAttaacacaagcacacacacacacatgggcacatacacacagtgcggcacacacatacaaaaaaaaaaaagacaacctCCCAACAACCCATGCTTATCTCAACACACCCAGGCATTCTCTCTTTGGCATTCACCCACTCTctcccaaacacacatacacacacaggcctaCAGTATCTTTCATCCCAAAATTCATGGAGGAAAATCTCTCTCATCCTCTACCAACCATTCTTTCTCATCAACTCTCGCAGGCACCGTTTCCTCTTCTGTCCCAGCATTGCCTCTAAAATCTGCCCCCCCTCCCTTTTTCTGGCAAACATTGAACAATTTGCTGTCATAACTCATTTTGCATCCTTCCTTTTCTTTGGCTTGTCTCAGTCCAGTGCCATTTGTGGCTTTTTTTCTACTAAACAAATACTTTTCTCATCCGCCAAAACAGCAGGTGAGACCGACTCGGTGGGCATCCTGTGGCACAACAAATATATAGTGACTTCACAGTAATAACTTCATTTGGTTACGCTATTATAAACTGCACTGTGCCACTGGTCCTCATCATGCAGAATAGATGGACTAAAGCTGGTTCCCAAATAATTTCTTTGTTCTGTTCTTCCTTCTGTTCTGATATCTTTCCACACAGCACCAGGCTTAGTGAGGGGTACGGTCCAGAGGGCACAGAGCATGAGAGGCACGGCCTTTGTATCTAGGCCACAACACTCAGAGGCATCAGACGATAGATTACAAGAGattagtgacatcacaaatCATCTTCCAGAGCATTTTGGCCTTTTTTGTACAGCAACAGCAAGCTAGACTTAAAGACATTATAGTATAATATGATACAATTGAACATACACGGATTTACAGCGGCAATGGATATGATTTTGATAGCTCTGATGCAAGTGTGAGTCATCTTTAGACCCTCTTCGCTTGCCTGCCTGTACCACAGTCTAATGTTAGCCTATACTGATCCTTGCTGGTCAGATGAAGTACTACAATTACTGTAAGTCAAAGAGGgttttctgtgtaaaacatGAAGGACCTTAAGATTGTGTTTACAAGAAAAGCCTGGGTAAAATAACTGCTTAAAATTGGtgtgttaaatattaatataaaaattaaaagtcCCCCAAAATCTTAAATATACCGTTTTCATATTTAAAGTTTAATACTAAAAAAATGTAGATCCACTTGTCGATCCCTTTGTAAATGTGATGAAGATTGTTTATAAGACCATGGATAGCTCCATCTCCAAGTAGATGAGAGAAACATTTGATTATTTCTGCTTCTTATTTAAAGTCACATCAATACTAAATCAGCATCTTCAAGCAGGAACAAAATATCTTCTACAGGTGTTGCCACAAAAATAATTAGATATTTACACATTAAgctaattatcattattattattattattgttgttgttgttgttgttgttgttgttgttattattattatttgacaaTATATTGTATAATTGACTTTTGCATACATACCTGGCCATTCAgaattgctgctgctgctctggggATTGAACAGAATAAGGACATGGAATTATTAATtggtaaatgtatttattattatttatttactttcagTTTATGTTCGTTTAAATGATAATTTGTTTAATAGTTAATGAATGTATCTATTTACTATGTATTTGtcaaaaattacattacaatCAATTACTCTGGTGGCATATTCCAGGCCTCATAGTAGATAAGCCTGCAGGTGGTAGAGATGTCATATTGCAATTACGCACTGCcttcttaaaatatttcatcaatCTGTTCAGTGTAAATTAGTCATCAGCAAACAGTACAATGTGTTAACTTTTTTAATCCTTAATGCCAATATTGTAAGTCAACATGACTACATGACAACattgaaataaagcaaaacaaacaagataatattattttttgtttgacgagtgaatacattttatttaccatTGTGTTTACATTATCTTGTAAGACccatattttttataatttcttaaTAATTTGTCTAAATCTTAAACAAATTACTGGATGTATTTACAAACTGATTTAATGAACAGAATAGTGCAAATTAATAATACATCGCTGACATGACAGCTGAGCATAGGGCCAACACTTCTACCAACCCATGATaccacaattttaaaaaaatatgtatacatatatatttttttctcattacttCAAGAAAGGACATGAGGAAATAGATGGAGaacatgaatgaaatgatgACGACTACAAAGATCAGGGTCATAATGGAGAGTAAATAACATAGAGTTTAACAGCAAATGTGACACTCTGGAGGAAAGCTTCCAATAGGAGTTTCCAAAAGAGACACTCTGCAAAGGAGGAGATCTGGGAAACCTGAGAAAGCAGGAGCTGAGAGAAGGAAAGATAAGCTGGAGGAAACAGGAACTGGGAGCAAAGCAACAGACGACATCAAACGCCTGTAGGTCGAAGCATCCAGCTTCAGGTACGCTCCTTCTTCTCGTTTTGCTTTGAAATAATGTCTCACTGGATTCTACCAGACTGTTGCTGAATTGGTTTTTAGAAgttaaataaaaagatttacTGTCTTCCTCTTTTATGGGACTCACCTTAGAGAAGAGGAGAAGTCATGAACACTTCATATCAAAATCCATCATTAAATGAAGCCTGGCAATACCTTTGACAAATATTATCTGTCAGTGAGGTAAGGATTCAACTCTGGTAATGTTTGAGGAATTAGTTTATGGTGTTAACAGCAAACTACCTACATTATACTATGAAGTGTACAGTGTTAATTGGACAAAATAACATACTGTactacattatacattatattcatatttaattcatttatttatttgttgttgttatttgttgtcCCTGTACACATTCCATGACCAGAAAGGAAATCTTACATTGCCTGCCCCTTACTCAAAACATAGTTAAACAATAGAAATATGTGGTCTGTCGATTCCAGTTGCTCAACAACCATTACTTTCAAGTGACATGAGAAAAAAGATCAAAAGCCATACACAATAATTTACTATCAACTAATAAAAGCTGTTATTTGCTTCATAACTCTCATATTCTTTCACTATACATTTTCTTGAACTGAAAAATATCGAAAAACCCTCTCCGTCATTCTCTAGAGAATTACACAGCTTGACGCCACATACTGAAATACACATCTGCTTTAAAGTAGACTGTGCATACTGATGCTTGAAATTAAATTTCCTTCTATGGTCCTCCTCCTCAgagctaaaaacaaacaacctctgtaaatatttttgtcgATACTCTATTTTTGCCCTgtacataactaataatgtctGTAACTCAACTGAATCTCTAAGTTTCATTAGTCCTGATTTAATAAACAGACTAAAATGTGGCAAAATGCAACGGTACAGAATGTATTATAGATTATAAGGCAATGTAAACATTTCCTTAtgtaataatgtataataataataataataataataataataataataataataataataataataataataataataataataatgtaaacattGCCTTATAATTTACTTTGCTTTATTCAAAACAGACATAATCACCTCATAGAAATGACATtacattaatgtaatttttctgaCATGacatgcagaaaaaacaaaggtGTACTAACAAACAACAGTGTTTAATAatggagccatcattaatgttatataTAACACCCATGTTGTTCCTCCTGTAATAAgtttaaatgtctgaaaaagaGCTTTTGAATATCTAGTATTACAAACATTTCTTGACATTTATTTGGTCTGGCATTTGCTTGCCCACAATAAGTCATGTAAGCTAAtcttaaataaaggtttcatATGTGAGAGTTGGCTTTCCAGTCACGGAGCTACTTAgctgaaactttaaaacacaagttTGACAGCACTTACCTCTGTTTTGAAGACATTTTCGGATTCTTCAGACTCTTCAATTCAGCTGgaacaaaaatattcagtttgctgcataataatgaaagaaataagCCGTTAGCTTTTTTTCAAACTGTGGTTTTACCATAAACTGTTATTTTAGCACTGCTTAATGCTAGTATCTGAGTATGAACAGCGGTTGTTTTGTACTGAAGAAGACACTCTGGAAACATACTGAAGACAACTTTTTGGTTTCTTTCTCCCAATTTTAAGTCACTTAAATCCAAAACAGCAGTAGACTAACTTTACTCGATGTTCCCGCGCCGTCTCTTCAATCCTGTAATCCTGGTTACCTCTCCAGTCAACTCACTACTGCcccagcagagcagagcagacgAGTGTTACACAATATTTGGTGACCCGCAAAAATATGCGTCAATCTACCACCCAATTACCCGATTTACCGATCCTGTTTACTAAACACCGGTAGGTTCAGCGAGCAGTGGCCGGGGAGCAATGCGCTGTTGTGTcgttgtgaaatgtgtgcttattacCACCTTTGGACACACAACTTAAATAACAAAAGGggtaagctatgttctgctatcgctctggagcttgttCACTGCTACTTTGTataatgttttagctgtgtgtgcgcGGGAGAGGGCGACTTGTCATTGCgggggtgttttgttgtgaagtGTGTTGTGGTCAACACATAGACTGTGGGTCAACAGAGGTAGCTAGCTGTCTCATTGgctggagagctaatatttGCAGGGTGTTTGGTTTGTACTCGGATAGCACCGTTTTTGTTGTGTCGTTATGCCGGTAGTTTGTTGACATTAGTGGGAGAGAAACAAGGCACTCAGAAGTGCGCAAAAACGTCACATCCTTTGGAGTTTCGCGGAAAATCCAGCCcaggtccttcacatagaaatcagtccacaggctgttacagacaaccgaGAAAGCTGGGGAAGGTCTAATATTTTAAATTCCGTACACTcattgacaataaaaaacaattaatcctACATGTAAATTCTTTCATAATTCTTACAAATTGACCCTTTAAGAGAGGTTGTACTGTAGTGTAGCTTCTTGTCTGAACTTGAAGCTCTGTCATGAACAGTAGAGGGTGCTCTTCACACCACAGTGGGTAAGAGCCCATAATACATTCTTTTGCCCCCCACCCTCCACTCCTAACCCCCACTGGATAAATCAATTCATAATCAGAGGCATTCCTGTGTTATTGCAGACTAATTGTTTAAAGtctcagaaaacacagaaaactggAGCTAAGTTGCAGAAAAAGCCTATTAAGTGTACAGCAGTAAGAAGGAGTGTCATTGCTTTTTGGATGATTCAGGTTCAAGTATTTGATCACACCTACAGTACAGCAGATACAGATACAGCAGAGTGTCCAGACATATGAATCTTTGCAAAGGCTGATTTTATACTTTGAGCAGACAGTACAGAAGTGGTTTGTTGCCACTGTGTTCCCCTTTGCAACAAATTAACAGATGCAGAACTTAAAACAAGAATCACTCCTGGTTCCTTGacctctgcctctgcctcagAGGGCTCCATAATATGTaataaatttgaaatatttaaatagaaACATTCATAATGCAATGTATTGTCCACCCcttttcacatacagtacagtactagAAACACCTCTAAATATAATGCCATCACTAACTATGGCCTCATAAATAATCATAGAGTTTAATCAGCACCTCTCTGGCACAGCGTCAACAAGACTGAATGTAACTTTCACAAAGATTAATTAGCAACTGAAGTTCCCAGAAACTGTTGCCACAACAACGTTAAGCCCAGACATGATGCTGATCTCAGAGGCCTCCAAGCAGATCATTCTCTTGGAGCTCACCAATCCTTTGGAGGACCGCACTGAGGAGACCAATGGGATTAAGAGGGCAAAGTACGCTGAGCTAGTGGAAGAATGTCAAAGTAAGGTGCAACCCTATTGAGGTGGGCTACAGAGGGTTCGCAGGCCAGTCCCTCTGCAGGGCTTTCAGCATACTGGGCATCACAGGGACCAGTAGGCAAAGGGCCATCAAATTTGCCATCAAGGTAGCTGTGGATCAGGAGAGGAGAGCTGTGGGTGGTGTAGTGCCTGGACACAAGCCAGGGCTTGACTGACCCTGGCTGGGTCACTTTGGCAAGGGTGTCTGATTGTTGAAAAACCCAAAACACTCACTGACCccaggttacatcactgatgatgtatGTCACAAGGTTACATAGCTGTTGTATCAGATTGCAGATTGTACAGGTATAATTAAAATACTGATGGTGTAAGTTTTCATTATGtcttgaataaaatataaaaaaacaaattttcaaaCTGACACGTCAAAGCCTTTTCATGCTGCCTGTTATCTCATATATTGATGCAGATGTACGCCACCTctaattaaaacagattaaaaacctGAGCTACTTTCACGGAGTACTTTTTTATCTGATATTAACCAAAATATTCCTCCATCAttataaaattgttaaaaaatgtctgtGGCATCCAATCAAAGGTCTGGATTATGCTCATACATCTGTGTTGCATGAAAAATGATCTTTTCGTTTGTATGATGTGCAGATGAGCACATGTCTGCACCATACCGTAATGCATAAATGTATATGTTCTTTTCCCGAAGATGCGTGCCTTCAGAATTGTTGAATAATATGCATTACACCAgatttttgtacatattttgctttttttaacaTGATCTGTTGAACAATTATGGGAAACTGATTTCACAGATATCATGATACTACTGCCTCTTCTTAAAGACTGATCCATTGGTGCTTTCAAAAATCAGCATTGAGAAAATCCTCCAAACATTAATCTAAGGGAAAACAGCATTGTGCAGAATAACCATCAAGGGTGAAAAATTTGGACAGTGCATCTGACACAGGAAAGCGCAGTGTAGCGACATCATGCATTGGTCTTAGCTGAGAATAGTCACGATTACTCTGGTAATGTGGTGAGAAATAATGCATAATAAAGCCCAGTAAGTCATAAACAGAAGCATAAAGGCACTGGGTTGTTACTAGACTAGCAGAACTTAATCAAAAGTCTGTATGTGCACAGTTATGTTCACAGTTAATGTGATTTAGTTGATACCAAAGATAAAGTGCAGATTATGTTTATTGCTTATTATAATGATGATCTAAGGGCAATATTTTTTACTAAGATGTCTTAATCTCTGCTGATTTCCTTCGGTTGGAAGAGACTTGAGTTTTTTTCTAGAAATGGAGACTTTTTTGTGGAGGATTGTACTTATGGAGCATAGGAAAGGAGTTTTGTGTTTGCAATGCAATGCTTTATGGAAGAAGTTACGTTCTTTACTGACAAATGCTTTTTCCCCACTACAGCATATTTGGTGTGTGGGCTGGGTGCATGTCACAAATACACAAGTAGAATTGGAAAAATGTGGCAGAAGCTGCATGATTTGCTTCATAGGATGATTTCTTCTCTTGAGAAAAGAGAATAATGACCCTGGAACCGTCTGACATTTTAAGCCAAAGACAGTATTCGGTGCTTATAGTGTGCAGTCAGTGTATTTATATGCTTCTTCGGGGCGTCGTGCAGTTTCATGAAGTGTTATATAACCTCCTGGCAGCAAAGCAGCGCACTTCATGAAGCCAAGCAGTGCTTGGCTGTGTCTTTAACACGGCAGGTAACAGTGACATGCAGGACTCGCACCAGATTTAGGCGGACAACCCTTCTGTTTAGGATATTTAAAATCGCACTGAACCATCAGTCTAGTGGATGTTGACGCAGCGTTGGCCagaagtgtgtgcatgtgtgtgtgtgcgtgtgtgtgtgtgtgtgtgtgtgtgtgtgtgtgtgtgtgtgtgtgtgtgtgtgtcactgtttgCACAGATAGACACGCACATCAGAGGCTGCCTCTGCGTCTACAGTCTGTGCCCCTCCCTCTCTGACTCCCAGCATCACTAGCTGACCGGCGATGCTGTCATAAACCGGAGAATAAATTCCCATTTAACGATCCTGAGGGGTGCTGTCAAATTTTCTGAATGGCTATTACGGTAGACTGCGTTAATTCGTAAGTACAGGCCTGTAACGCGTTATTGGATGCGACCCCGTTCAGATGCACAAAACAGCTTGTTTGTTATAGGCTCTCAGTATTTTGGCTGCTACGGATCAGTGCGCGTCACATGCTGTGCAGCCGAGTACAGTGTgaataatacatattttcagTCCGTGGTTTTTCGAGGATCTCCAAGGGCATCGGTGAGCGACACAGTGCGGCAGCGATGTGCACGTCTGACGGCTACACGGAGCAAGTGGGAGGCAGCCTGTTTCTCCTGCTGTAAATCGTTGAGTTTCCACAGTTGTCGCTCACATCCAGGGTTCAAACACTCTTGCTTTTTTAGCTCCTCACTTGATTCATTGCCTGGCTTTAGGATGCGACGTCATGAGTTGATCGCGCCTGACAGATGTTGCTGTGTTGCAGCTGCACAGGCATAGATTCTCCGCTCCGCTTGTTCGCGCTGTTTTCGGGATGATTTTGtaagagaaaatatatatatacggTTTATGTGCTAGATGTTTAGTACTCGCTTTGTGCTCGGATAGATCGCAACATTCATTTAGTCTTCGGTATTGCATAAAATGATACCTGGAACTGCCGCATCAATGCTACCATCTGCAGAAGCTGCGAAATTGTACCAGACCAATTACGTCCGCAACTCCCGTGTCATCGGACTTTTATGGGCCATCTTCACTATCCTGTTCGGCATTGTTAACGTGACCATCTTCTCACAGCCCTATTGGATTGGCGATGGCGTGGATACGCCGCAGGCCGGCTACTTCGGCCTTTTCCACTATTGCATTGGAGACGGAATCTCCAGAGAGCTGGCCTGCCAGGGTAGCTTTACCGAGTTCGCCGCTATCCCCTCCAGTGCGTTCAAGGCCGCCTCCTTCTTCATTGGAATGTCCATGATGCTGGTTGTCACCTGCATCGGCTGCTTCagtctcttctttctcctcagcACCTCCACCGTGTACAAGATCTGTGGCTGGATGCAAGCATTGTCAGGTAAGTGCTTGTCAAAGTGGGGTGCAGTGGCTGGAGGGGGGCCTTGGAAGAATGCAACATTCAGGATAGTTTATTGCTACTTCATTCAAAAATAATGTATAGAAGATAATGTATAAATTTGACTTCAGCTACAGAAATGATTTGAGGCTGTTTGGTGTCCTTGACATGATAAGTTTGTAAACCATTAAACTCCTAAACACTGGGATGGATTTGAATTTGATTGATCCGTTGATTAGATGAATTAGTTGTCAGTGTGAGCTGCCAAGAGGCAGATAAGCAGACAGCATCCAGAATCTCCCCATGAGCTGTCAGCCAACACTGCTGAACAGACagtgctgtccatggtgctgaagtgTTGCTGAGGCAATGGCAGGCATGACTACAGGCCCCATCAGTTACTTTCTGACTGCAAGTTACAGGTGTAGTGGAACATGAAGAGTTTGACAGATTAtggtttttcaaaaatatatattatccTGTAATATTCACAAAAATGACTGATGTGAACAAACCATTAGCAACTGCTGAAGACACCTTGATTagtttttgtcttgtgttaatGTGTATCAAAATACCTGTCAATCAGTTTGATAGCAATAGctctatttctgtgtttttgatctttttttgtatatatttgggGTCTTGGATTATGCCTTTAAAAGTTAAACCAGCTAAGCCTCTTTGTCTATGGTCATGGATCTCTTTCTGAATACATTACCACAGCATAAGTGCACATGTATGCTGCTCATACCTCTGAAAAGTGCatgactgtttttattaatggtcaaaaattagggTACAGTGAGATTTGATAAAATGATGCAGGATCTTTGCTTAATACTTTAAAATTGATATAAAAATGGCAACAGAACAATGAATTTAGAAGTTTAATTCCATTTTTATGAAGCTGTGTGACCACATAAGATATTCACTTAATGACATGGTTACACAGGTGTTGTAGCACCCTAATCGGTATGTGAAGTGTTTTCTCATGTTCATGCAGATTATCAGCTAACaggtgtgtatgtttgtgtgttagaaTTGGGGGTGCTGAGGGTGTTTAAAT
Protein-coding regions in this window:
- the LOC121897710 gene encoding LHFPL tetraspan subfamily member 3 protein-like; this encodes MIPGTAASMLPSAEAAKLYQTNYVRNSRVIGLLWAIFTILFGIVNVTIFSQPYWIGDGVDTPQAGYFGLFHYCIGDGISRELACQGSFTEFAAIPSSAFKAASFFIGMSMMLVVTCIGCFSLFFLLSTSTVYKICGWMQALSGVCLVLGCMIYPDGWDSDEVRRMCGEQTDKYSLGACSMRWAYILAIMGILDALILSFLAFVLGNRQDGLMTEELLAESKEGGNA